The following proteins are encoded in a genomic region of Pyxicephalus adspersus chromosome 9, UCB_Pads_2.0, whole genome shotgun sequence:
- the LOC140337597 gene encoding uncharacterized protein: MLCLATWTAFNYHQECKIDHHPNYEQLRQSWTNSPSATGSSPAIVFGDFNCVLQGEKRAGCRTRRHDKTSEQLKNMMADLELQEVWKKSYPNDPGYTWSSNIMLLLAKSMASYRMMFNSSPELNKDALSPLLFICAFEPLLSSLGKDKVIRGVPISGGGGQSTKICAYMDDVSVLCTTEAALNRTVLNTDIFCTGLGWQMAASTSKNCNIMSSY; this comes from the exons atgttgtgcctGGCAACCTGGACCGCCTTCAATTACCATCAG gagtgcAAAATAGACCACCACCCAAATTATGAACAACTCAGACAATCCTGGACTAACAGCCCTTCAGCTACAG gttcctcccctgcaatTGTTTTTGGTGATTTTAACTGCGTATTACAAGGTGAAAAGCGGGCCGGCTGTAGAACAAGGAGGCACGATAAAACATCAGAACAactgaaaaacatgatggctgatctggagttgcaggaggtctggaaaaagtCATATCCAAATGATCCTGGTTATACATGGTCCAGCAATATAA tgTTGCTTCTAGCAAAGTCAATGGCTTCTTATCGGATGATGTTCAACTCAAGTCCGGAGTTAAACAAGGATGccctctctcctcttctatttatctgtgcCTTTGAACCACTTCTGTCATCTTTAGGAAAGGACAAGGTAATCCGGGGAGTCCCTATATCAGGGGGTGGTGGTCAGTCCACCAAAATTTGTGCATATATGGACGATGTTTCTGTCCTCTGCACCACAGAGGCTGCTCTCAACAGGACAGTactaaacactgacattttttgtacaggcCTAGGATGGCAAATGGCAGcttcaacatctaaaaattgcaacatcatgTCAAGCTA